One genomic window of Bacillaceae bacterium S4-13-56 includes the following:
- a CDS encoding GGDEF domain-containing protein — translation MKEFFNRKNQLFIYFSILQVIILGLTIFSVSQPSSIRTIIVSFLISLFTIGIGIWKGPTHSLAFSLLSIFLIGSYWFWTTWRGHSVIEMEFSNQLVWLVSYLITAILAGLIHQTTVSLHKENVEMKAKYNELVSIDPNTGFNNRKRFFFELEQEFKRSERYGSHLSLLCFQIDYLEQFKTLYGLKEFDFLMMSIAKKVQNQVRASDSLFRIEDRIIGVLLKETSEDNIQYVIDKLEQALTEHTLSNHQKQINLTLSFGHSSYKKDMGDYKEMYSIVEEQLNNNL, via the coding sequence ATGAAGGAGTTCTTCAATAGAAAAAACCAATTGTTTATTTATTTTTCAATACTCCAGGTCATAATCTTAGGTTTAACTATCTTTTCTGTGAGTCAGCCTTCTTCCATTCGTACCATTATTGTTTCCTTTCTTATTTCTCTCTTTACGATAGGGATTGGGATATGGAAAGGTCCTACTCATAGCTTAGCATTTAGCCTTCTCTCTATCTTTTTGATAGGAAGTTATTGGTTCTGGACGACATGGAGGGGACATTCTGTCATAGAAATGGAGTTCTCTAACCAGTTAGTTTGGCTCGTTTCCTATTTAATAACTGCCATTTTAGCTGGGCTAATTCATCAAACGACCGTTTCTTTACACAAAGAAAATGTAGAAATGAAAGCAAAATATAACGAATTAGTTTCCATTGATCCTAATACGGGATTTAATAATCGTAAACGTTTTTTCTTTGAACTTGAGCAAGAATTTAAACGATCTGAAAGGTATGGATCCCACCTTTCCTTGCTTTGCTTTCAAATAGACTATCTAGAGCAATTTAAAACTCTATACGGTTTAAAAGAATTTGATTTTTTGATGATGAGCATAGCAAAAAAAGTGCAGAATCAAGTTCGTGCAAGTGATAGCCTATTCCGAATTGAGGATAGAATAATTGGAGTCCTTTTAAAGGAAACATCCGAGGACAATATTCAATATGTCATTGACAAACTGGAACAAGCTCTCACCGAGCACACACTTTCAAATCATCAAAAACAGATTAATCTAACCTTATCATTTGGTCATAGTAGTTATAAGAAGGACATGGGAGATTATAAGGAGATGTATTCCATTGTGGAAGAACAACTTAACAATAATTTATAA
- a CDS encoding DUF2334 domain-containing protein — protein sequence MWKNNLTIIYKGTSLNILPVFLLITLLFPLNSLAETPASFPAEDSNQKVVVVYSDDYTLGEDNLKQLDILLGHFSTNIQFIQDRNVRSEDLDDTSLLFYYGLQQGTVDSNFIKLVSSFDGTFVVIGHNISQFPTRSSFLEIGDPIWINQISDKSNETDKIMLSGRFSMNHIKNYSFDSKVLLTGWVGKEPYPLLIKNEQTYFYSSEFLDAPFSYLFTEKLFEIFDVPKKKEHLAYIRLEDIHPLSDPKLLKEIGHYLWEKEIPYLIAVIPVYTSPEINGEIHYKDKPEMVEVLKYLQDHGGTIILHGYSHKYRDTETGEGFEFWDVKNNHPIYNPFSQNFNLKERNDFDTYDEFQQYKEDLQKYEKNYTESKIEKGIQELVDLGLYPLGFEPPHYTMSQNGYKILSQYFSHFFGQVQLSDKDWEITYTSPLLTKPKMLNGMVLYPETIGFYDPGSVTSYMDIYEKLSLVTKTTNGFIGFFYHPYIGLDSLKPIVEQLEQVENIKWIDLKKQLVHVTTPYKSITTNTKGGISVSDQTPLQKKLIQNIDLSPFEMILWGIVSLVSITIIIFLTYTFYLRSGLRKSLFKERDASDG from the coding sequence TTGTGGAAGAACAACTTAACAATAATTTATAAAGGGACATCCTTAAATATATTACCAGTGTTCTTACTCATTACCCTATTATTTCCTTTGAACTCCTTAGCTGAAACACCGGCTTCATTTCCTGCAGAAGATAGCAATCAAAAGGTGGTAGTTGTATACAGTGATGACTATACTCTTGGGGAGGATAACTTAAAGCAGTTGGATATACTGTTGGGCCATTTTTCGACTAATATTCAATTTATCCAAGACAGAAATGTTAGGTCAGAAGATTTAGACGATACATCACTTCTCTTTTATTATGGTCTACAACAAGGCACTGTTGATTCTAATTTTATAAAATTAGTTTCAAGTTTTGATGGTACCTTTGTTGTCATAGGCCACAATATAAGCCAGTTTCCAACGAGGTCTTCCTTTTTAGAAATAGGAGACCCCATTTGGATTAATCAAATATCGGACAAATCTAATGAAACTGACAAAATCATGCTTAGTGGTCGCTTTTCTATGAACCATATTAAAAATTACTCCTTTGACTCAAAAGTATTGTTAACGGGATGGGTTGGGAAGGAACCATATCCTCTTCTCATAAAAAATGAACAAACTTATTTTTATTCTAGTGAATTCTTAGATGCTCCTTTTTCTTATCTTTTTACTGAAAAGTTATTTGAAATATTTGATGTTCCAAAAAAAAAGGAACATTTAGCCTATATAAGATTAGAAGATATACATCCACTTTCAGACCCAAAGCTTCTTAAAGAAATCGGTCACTATTTGTGGGAAAAAGAAATACCCTATCTGATTGCTGTCATCCCAGTCTATACTTCACCAGAAATTAATGGTGAAATTCACTATAAAGATAAGCCGGAAATGGTGGAGGTTTTAAAGTATTTACAAGACCATGGTGGTACCATTATATTGCATGGTTATTCTCATAAATATCGAGACACTGAAACAGGAGAAGGTTTTGAATTTTGGGATGTAAAAAACAACCATCCTATCTATAATCCTTTTTCTCAAAATTTCAATTTGAAAGAAAGAAATGATTTTGATACATATGATGAATTTCAGCAGTATAAGGAAGATTTACAGAAGTATGAAAAGAATTACACTGAATCTAAGATAGAAAAAGGGATACAAGAGCTCGTTGATCTTGGCTTATATCCATTAGGTTTTGAGCCTCCACATTATACGATGTCGCAAAATGGATACAAAATCCTATCCCAATATTTTTCTCATTTCTTTGGACAGGTACAACTAAGTGATAAAGACTGGGAGATAACATATACCTCCCCTCTTTTAACAAAACCGAAGATGTTAAATGGTATGGTCCTTTATCCTGAAACGATTGGATTCTATGATCCAGGGTCTGTTACATCTTATATGGATATCTATGAAAAATTAAGTCTAGTCACAAAAACGACGAATGGGTTCATTGGCTTTTTTTATCACCCATATATCGGACTAGATTCTTTAAAACCAATTGTGGAGCAATTAGAACAAGTAGAAAATATAAAATGGATCGATCTCAAAAAGCAATTAGTTCATGTAACAACTCCTTATAAATCTATAACTACAAATACTAAGGGTGGAATTTCAGTTAGCGACCAAACACCCTTACAAAAAAAACTTATTCAAAATATTGATCTAAGCCCATTCGAAATGATTCTTTGGGGAATTGTCAGCCTTGTATCGATAACAATCATTATATTTTTAACTTATACTTTCTATTTAAGGTCAGGGTTAAGAAAAAGCCTATTTAAAGAAAGGGATGCATCCGATGGCTAA